From the Primulina tabacum isolate GXHZ01 chromosome 15, ASM2559414v2, whole genome shotgun sequence genome, one window contains:
- the LOC142525868 gene encoding uncharacterized protein LOC142525868, producing the protein MTGSKKHLTNYVEVRSGRLTYGGGAKGKIVGKGILNVDGLPKLHNVLHVEGLNSNLTSISQLCDDDLHVKFNKNNCEVFNDANICVMSSARSADNCYQLGEGDGCRSAKVSDLDLRHQKLGHVSFKTLKNLCKFDDVRGMPNLSSGNSYVCGPCQKGKQTRVAHMVLQHFGTTRCLELLHMDLMGLMDVESLGGYVLNDRDNLAKFDSKIDKCLFLGYSSNSSAYRVFNLRTRTTMESINFVFDDLADLPVKTSEDDVEELLDISEPLTRNGVESGVESSEATPRTTPPMNRTETVDNDNDDDEDVKKRKGGLLHNDWFNLHELRVLPDKFGNIIQDKARLVAQGYTQVEGVDFDEAFAPVARIESFRLFLDILCHMHIKLYQMDVKSAFLNGILNEEAYAPRAWFGRLADYLINLGFKRGKVDKTLFIQKLKHDILICQVYVDDIIFGSSSQKLVDNFVECMSSQFEMSVVRELNFFLGLQIKQLHDGIFLCQSKYAKNLIKKFSNDNSKHMKTYMRSSEKVSKYDVADGVDNTMYHSIIGSLLYLTSTHPDIMFSVCLCARYQANPKLSHLKAVKRILRYIVGTLELGLWYTQETNTNLVVEDTADVESDVVDTAENMDSFDYDVSHSVSTKFYTEATLAIWLLYVNREFIEKKNIDMETYGQQNLTA; encoded by the exons ATGACTGGATCCAAGAAACACCTTACTAATTATGTTGAAGTGAGAAGTGGACGTTTGACCTATGGAGGTGGTGCAAAAGGGAAAATTGTCGGCAAGGGAATCTTAAATGTGGATGGACTTCCTAAACTTcacaatgtgcttcatgttgaAGGACTCAACTCAAACTTAACAAGCATTAGTCAACTCTGTGATGATGATTTACATgttaaattcaataaaaataattgtgaagtttttAATGATGCCAATATTTGTGTAATGTCAAGTGCTCGATCTGCTGACAATTGCTACCAATTGGGAGAAGGTGATGGTTGCCGAAGTGCCAAGGTGAGTGATTTAGACCTACGGCATCAAAAACTGGGACATGTGAGCTTCAAGACTTTGAAGAATCTGTGTAAGTTTGACGATGTGAGAGGTATGCCAAATTTAAGTTCAGGTAACTCATATGTCTGTGGACCGTGTCAGAAAGGTAAACAAACCCGTGTTGCGCACATGGTGTTGCAACATTTTGGGACAACACGGTGCCTTGAactcttgcacatggatctaatgGGTCTAATGGATGTTGAGAGCCTGGGTG GTTACGTGTTGAATGATAGAGATAATCTAGCTAAATTTGATTCCAAAATTGATAAATGTCTGTTTCTTGGATACTCTAGTAATAGCAGTGCTTATCGTGTATTTAATCTAAGAACCAGGACTACAATGGAATCAATTAACTTTGTGTTCGATGATCTTGCAGATCTGCCAGTTAAAACATCGGAAGATGATGTAGAAGAATTGCTGGATATAAGTGAGCCACTGACCAGAAATGGTGTTGAGTCTGGTGTTGAGTCTAGTGAGGCAACACCAAGAACAACACCGCCTATGAACCGAACAGAAACTGTGGATAATgataatgatgatgatgaggatgTG aaaaaaagaaaaggtgGACTACTGCACAATGATTGGTTTAATCTGCATGAGCTCCGAGTACTCCCAG ataAATTCGGTAACATTATTCAAGATAAAGCTCGGTTGGTAGCTCAAGGGTATACGCAGGTTGAGGGGGTGGATTTTGATGAAGCCTTCGCTCCTGTAGCCCGAATTGAGTCATTCCGACTGTTTCTTGACATATTATGTCATATGCACATCAAAttgtatcaaatggatgttaaaagtGCCTTTTTAAATGGAATTTTGAATGAGGAAGCATAT GCTCCACGAGCATGGTTTGGTAGGTTGGCTGATTATTTGATCAACTTGGGCTTTAAACGAGGTAAGGTTGATAAAActctctttattcaaaaattgaaGCATGATATTCTGATTTGTCAAGTTTATGTAGATGATATTATCTTCGGTTCTTCATCACAAAAACTTGTTGATAACTTTGTTGAGTGCATGTCTTCGCAATTTGAGATGAGCGTGGTACGAGAGTTgaatttctttcttggattacaaATTAAACAATTACATGATGGTATATTTCTGTGCCAATCCAAGTATGCTAAGAATCTGATTAAAAAGTTCTCTAATGATAATTCTAAGCATATGAAAACTTATATGAGGTCAAGTGAAAAAGTATCTAAATATGATGTTGCCgatggtgttgacaacaccatgtACCACAGCATCATCGGAAGCCTTTTGTACTTAACTTCTACTCACCCCGATATCATGTTCAGCGTGTGTTTGTGTGCTAGGTACCAAGCAAATCCAAAACTATCACACCTGAAAGCTGTGAAACGTATACTTAGATACATTGTAGGTACACTAGAATTAGGATTGTGGTACACACAAGAGACAAACACAAATTTG GTGGTTGAAGATACTGCTGATGTTGAGTCCGATGTTGTCGATACCGCTGAAAACATGGACTCTTTTGATTATGATGTGAGTCATTCTGTCTCCACCAAGTTCTACACTGAAGCTACCTTAGCCATATGGCTTCTCTATGTGAatagagaatttattgaaaaGAAGAACATTGACATGGAGACGTATGGCCAGCAAAATTTGACGGCTTAA